The genomic stretch AAAGAACATCGACCCCAATGATCCACAACGGTCACCGACGTACGCCGCCATGGTGGAAAGCATGGACGATGCCGTTGGATCATTGCTCGACACGCTCGATCGATTGCAAATCGCTGACAACACCATGATTGTCTTCGCATCGGACAACGGCGGAAACATGTACAACGAAGTGGACGGCACATCGGCCACCAGCAACGCGCCGCTAAAAGGCGGCAAGGCAACGATGTACGAAGGCGGCGTTCGCGGACCTGCGATCGTGACATTACCCGGTATCGTGGACGCGGGGACCCGCAGCGATGAAGTGATTCAAAGCAGCGACTTTTATCCAACCATCCTTGAACTGCTCTCGATCGCACCCCAAGGTGATCAATCGTTCGATGGGATCAGCATTGCACCGGCTCTCCGGGGCGACACATTGCAACGCGGTGCCATCTTCACGTTCTTTCCGCATTCGCCGGGAATCCCCGACTGGTTACCGCCGGCGGTTAGCGTCCACCAGGACGACTGGAAACTGATTCGCATTTTCCACGGTGGTGAAAATGGAAAACACCGCTTTAAGCTCTTCGACCTAAACAACGACATCGGCGAATCGAATGACCTGTCTGCGTCTCAACCGCAGCGAGTCGCGGCAATGGATTCGTTGATCGAAGCATTCTTAACTGACACCCAAGCAGCGTTGCCCCTGCCCAATCCCAACTTCGATCCGTCAAAATACGATCCTGACAAAGAAGGGAAGGCGGCATTGAAAGGTGGTGCCGACGCGCCACCGAGAACCCCGCCACGCAAAGCCACCAAGCCAGTCGCCGGATGGCAAGCCGAAGGCAATTGCACCGTGAGCGTCAATGATGGTTCGCTCGTCTTTTCCAGCGACGGCGGCGATCCGCACGCGGTCTATTCATTGGATAAACCGGTGCCACCGGGCAAGCGGACGCTACAGTTCACGATGACGTCGAATTCGACAGGCAACGGACAAGTCTTTTGGCACGAACAGGGAATCAAACCGCCGTTCATCGCCGATCGCAGCGTCTCGTTTGATGTCACG from Rubripirellula tenax encodes the following:
- a CDS encoding sulfatase, with translation MPTPVQDFQRNDRFVRLLLSISAILAMAVSLDRSSASAQTAKPNIVFILADDLGWSDTTLFETTKFYKTPNIERLAARGMTFTHAYSSSPLCSPTRASILTGLSPARTGITSPTCHLPQVVLQAESTAAGAANMMATIPSSVTRLDPKYYTLAEMLSDNGYATGHFGKWHLGPEPYSPLQHGFDVDIPHWPGPGPAGSYVAPWKYQDFDPQTPDEHIEDRMALEAVAFMEAHRNEPFFLNYWMFSVHAPFDAKAALIEKYRKNIDPNDPQRSPTYAAMVESMDDAVGSLLDTLDRLQIADNTMIVFASDNGGNMYNEVDGTSATSNAPLKGGKATMYEGGVRGPAIVTLPGIVDAGTRSDEVIQSSDFYPTILELLSIAPQGDQSFDGISIAPALRGDTLQRGAIFTFFPHSPGIPDWLPPAVSVHQDDWKLIRIFHGGENGKHRFKLFDLNNDIGESNDLSASQPQRVAAMDSLIEAFLTDTQAALPLPNPNFDPSKYDPDKEGKAALKGGADAPPRTPPRKATKPVAGWQAEGNCTVSVNDGSLVFSSDGGDPHAVYSLDKPVPPGKRTLQFTMTSNSTGNGQVFWHEQGIKPPFIADRSVSFDVTHDGKPQTYSVPFTTSHPILAVRMDPSRGPGTLTITDLCLIAEDGTVLKTWQF